CCGAAGAGCTCGGCCAGCGGGACCGTCGCCGTCACCACCGACGTACCGCCGCGGACCTCGGAGTCCGTGACCCGGCCCCGGCGGGACGCGAGGTCGCCGAGGACCGTGCCGACGGAGTCGGCGGGCACGGTGACCGTCACGTCCGCCACCGGTTCGAGCAGCGTCAGGACGCTCGACCGGAGGGCCTCGCGGAGCGCGAAGCGGCCGGCGGCGCGGAACGCCGGCTCGGACGAGTCCTTCGGGTGGGTCGCCCCGTCGGTCAGCGTGACGCGGACGCCCGTCACCGGGTGGCCGCCGAGCGGGCCGTCGACGAGCGCGTCCCGGCAGCCGGCCTCGACCGCGCGGACGTACTCCTGCGGGACCCGCCCGCCCGTCACCGTGGACGTGAACACGAACTCCTCCTCCCCGTCCAGCGGCTGGACGTCGATGACGACATGGGCGAACTGGCCCGCGCCGCCGTCCTGTTTGACGTGCCGGTAGAGCACTCCCGTCACTCCCTCCGTCACCGTCTCGCGGTACGCGACCTGCGGGCGGCCGGCCGTGACCTCCAGGCCGCGCTCGCGCCGCAGCTTCTCCACCGCGACCTCCAGGTGCAGTTCGCCGAGGCCCGACAGCACGGTCTGGCCCGTCTCCGGGTCGGCCCGCACCACCAGCGACGGGTCCTCCTCGGCGAGCCGGGCGAGGGCCGTCGCCAGCCGGCCGGTGTCGGTGGACCGGCGCGCCTCCACGGCCACCGAGACCACCGGGGCGGCGGGCACCGGCGGTTCGAGGACGACCGGCGCCTCCGGGGCGCACAGCGTGGCCCCGGCGCGGACGGTCTTCGGGCCGACCACGGCGACGATGTCCCCGGCGAGGCCGACGGGCACGTCCACCGTCCGGTCGGCCTGCACGAGCAGGACGCGGGAGATCCGCTCGGTCCGGCCGGTGGCCGTGTCGAGCACGGTGGAACCCTGTCGGAGGGTGCCCGCGTAGACGCGGACGTACGTCATCCGGCCGGTCGGCGCCGCGCTCACCTTGAACGCGAGCGCGACGAGCGGCGCGTCCCGATCGGCCGCCCGCCCGCCCCCGCCGACCGGAGGCCGGTCGGCGGGGGCGGGCAGATAGGCGACGACCGCGTCCAGGAGCGGTTCCACCCCGCGGTCGCGGTACGCCGCACCGCACAGCACCACCACGGCGGTGCCCGCCAGGGTCAGCTCCCGCAGGGCCCGGACCAGCGTCCCCGCCGCCAGCGAGCCCGTCACGCAGAACTCGTCCAGGGCGTCGGGGTGCAGCTCCGCCACCGCCTCCTCCAGCAGGCGCCGGCGGCGTACCGCCTCGTCGCGCACGCCCGCCGGGACCTCCGTCTCGGCCCGGACGCCGTCCTCCCACGCGTACGCCCGCATCCGGACGAGGTCCACGACGCCCCGGAAGCCGTCCTCCCGGCCGAGGGGCAGCTGGACGGGGAGCGGGACGGTGCCGAGGCGGTCCCGGATCGAGTCGACGGCCGCGTCCAGGTCGGCGCCGGCCCGGTCCATCTTGTTGACGAACGCGATCCGGGGGACGCCGTACCGGTCGGCCTGCCGCCACACCGACTCGCTCTGCGGCTCGACGCCCGCGACCGCGTCGAAGACGGCCACGGCGCCGTCGAGGACGCGGAGCGCGCGCTCGACCTCGTCGGAGAAGTCGACGTGGCCGGGTGTGTCGATGAGCGTGAGCCGGTGACCGGCCCAGGAGCAGGTGACGGCGGCGGAGGAGATGGTGATGCCGCGCTCCCGCTCCTGCGGGTCGAAGTCGGTGACGGTGGTGCCCTCGTGGACCTCGCCCCGCTTGTGGACGGCGCCGGTCAGGAAGAGGATCCGCTCGGTCACGGTCGTCTTGCCCGCGTCGACGTGGGCGAGGATGCCGAGGTTGCGGACCTGGGTGTTCGGGAGGGAGCGCACGGTGATGTGCCTTTCGCTGCTGCGGAGAAGAGAACAGGGCAGCGCGATTCCCGGACGCGGGAAGGCGTCAGCGGGCCTGCGATGACGGGCGCGCAGCCGTCACCGGCAGGCGGAAGAGGCGAGGATCACGTCGTACCGGCGGGCACGGGGGAGGACGGCGACGGCGTACTGGTGACGCATGGTCGGCTCCCCCCGGGTCGGTCGAACGGCTCGCTGCGGCGCGCCGGTCCGGTGCGCCGTGACGGGAGTGTAGGGAGCCGGGGGAGGGGCGCGACAGCGGTTTTCCCGCACCGGCGCGCGTGGCCGTATCTCGTCTGTCCAGAAGGCGCCGGCGCGTGCTTAATGGGCGCACCACTGGCACACGCGTACGAGGCGCACACGCGAGGAGACGGGGGACTCTCTCATGGACGCGACGAACGAGCCCGGCACACCGCCCGCACCGCCCGCACCGCCCGGGCCGCCGCCCGGACCGGACGGCACGCCCGCTCCGCCGGCGGACCCGCCGACCCGGCGGCCGCTGCTCGAACAGCCCCGGCCGGCGAAGCTGCGCCCCCGTTCGGTCGACCTCTCGGTGGGCGAGGGGGTGCTGTGGATCGGCACGGCGGCGCTCCCGCTGCGGCACCTCACCTCGGTGGAGGTGACCCGGGTCAAGCCCGACGCCGTGCTGCGCTGGCTGCTCGTCGTCGGCCTGGTCGTCCTCGGGGTGAGCGCCGTCCAGGGCGACGCCGTGCCCGGCGGGGGCGGACTCCCCGTGCTCGTCGTCCTGGCCGCCCTGGTCTTCCTCGCGCTCAAGGACGTCTTCGCACCGGCCCGGCCGGTGCTGGTCGTCCAGACGGCCGCGGGGTCCACGGCCGTCGTGACCCTGCCCGTCTTCGACGACCTGCGGCAGATCGCCGCCGCCGTCGTGCGGGCGATCGACGATCCGTCGGCGCGGTTCGAGGCCGTGGTGCAGCGGGTGGGCCCCCAGGGCAACGGGGACCGGCACGCCCCCGTCGTCCGCGTGAAGGGCGGCCGGGGAGGCTCCGGCCTCACGTACCGGTAGCCGAGGCTCCGGCCTCACGTACCGGTAGGCGCCCCGGCCGGCTGGAGGAGGTCCCAGCGGTTGCCGTACAGGTCCTCGAAGACGGCGACCGAGCCGTACGGCTCGTGCCGGGGCTCCTCCAGGAACTTCACCCCGGCGGCCGTCATCCGCTCGTGGTCGCGGGCGAAGTCGTCGGTGTGCAGGAAGAAGGCGACCCGGCCGCCCGACTGGTTGCCGACGGCGGCCTCCTCGTCGTCGTTCCTGGCGCGGGCCAGCAGCAGACCCGCGTTCCCGATCCCGCCGAAGCCGCCGGCACCGCGCGGGCGGACGACGACCCAGCGGGTGCCGTTGCCCCGGTCGGTGTCCTCGACGAGGTCGAAGCCGAGGGCGTCGGTGTAGAAGGCGATGGCCTCGTCGTAATCACGGACGACGAGCGTGACGAGTGCGATGGACGGCATCGCCCCAACGTAATGCGCGAACCGGACGGAACCCACCCGTGGCGACCCGCGTCGCCGCCGCCGCGACCCTCGACGCTGCGAGGGTCGGCACGAGGGTCGGGGGAGGGACGGAGGCGGGTCCGGACAGGGCGGGACGGGGGTCCGTGCGAGGGGTGCCGGGCGGGCCCCCGGTGCGACAATGCCGCCCATGGACGCAGAGGGGTTCGACCGGCTCGTCGCGCGGGCGCGGCGGCTCGCCCGGGGCGAGGGGCGACGGGTCCTGGGGCTGGCCGGACCGCCCGGGGCCGGGAAGTCCACGCTCGCCGAACGGCTCGTCGAGCGGCTCGACGGGCGCGCCGTGCTCGTGCCCATGGACGGCTTTCACCTCGCCGGGGCCGAGCTGGCCCGGCTCGGCCGCGCCGGGCGGAAGGGCGCGCCCGACACCTTCGACGCCGCCGGCTACGCGGCCCTCCTCGCCCGGCTCCGGACCCCCGAGGCCGGCACCGTCGTCTACGCGCCCGCCTTCGACCGCGCCCTGGAGGAGCCCGTCGCCGGGTCGATCGCCGTGCCGCCGGGGATCCCGCTCGTCGTCACCGAGGGCAACTACCTCCTCCACGGGGACGGTTCCTGGGCGGCGGTCCGGCCGCTCCTCGACGAGGTCTGGTACCTCGACCTGCCCGACGCCGTCCGCGTCCCCCGGCTCGTCGCCCGGCACGTCCGCTTCGGCAGGGCCGCACCCGAGGCCGAGGCATGGGTGGCCCGCTCCGACGAGGCCAACGCCCGGCTGATCGCGGCCGGCCGCCACCGCGCCGACCTCGTCGTCCCGATGGACTGACCGGGGAAGACCGACCGCACTCCGGCGGAGAGGGGGAACCCGACCGCCCGTCCAGCCGTCCGTCACCATGTACCTGACGACAGGGGGAACGGATGACGGAGATTCTGTACGGCGAGCGGTCGCGGAACCCGCTGGCCAGGACGGTCGAACTGACCGAGGCCGGGATCCGCAGGGGCGGCCGGACCACGCCGCTCGGCGAGCTGAACCTGGCCGCGATGGCGGAGGCCTACCGGCGCGGGCGGTGGCTCGGCGGCGGCGGGTCCGAGCGCCCGCTGGAACGGCTGGAGGAAGGAGCCGGCGTCGTCCCGCTGACCCGGGTCTCCGGCACCAGCACCCCGCTCAAGGTGCGCCGCGCCGCCGCGTTCGCACGCGAGCTGGGAGAGCTCGCCGTCCGGCTGAGCGGCGGCCCCGAGCGGGTCGCCGAGCTGGGGCGGCGGGCCGCCGCCGAGGGCGTGCCGCTGTGGCTGGCCCGGCGGACCGCGCCCGGCCCCGCCGGGGACGTCACCGTCGCCGTCGACCGGCGCCTGGTCCGGGTCGACGTGTGGGGCCCGCACGCCCCCGTCGTACGGATCCGGGCGCCCTTCGGCTTCCACCCCGACGAGGTCCACCCGTCCCGCGGCCTCACGCTCACCGTCGGTGACACCCCGGCCGAGCTGCACCTGGAGCGGCGGAAGCTCCGCAAGTCCAAGAGCTTCGTGCTCGCGCAACTTCCCGGGCAGCGCTGGGAGCTGCGGCGGGAGAGCACCACCGGCTCGTGGCTGCTCCGCGACGACCGGCGGGTCGCCCTCCTCGCCCGGCCCGCGCGCCGCCGCCCCGCCGCCCGGCCCGACGAGCTCCTGCTGCCGCTCGCCCCGGTCGGCCTGGAGACCTCCGACCCGCTGGACGCGGTCATGGCGCACGCCTTCTCCGCCGCGTTCGGCCTCGGTGACACCACCGGCCTCGCCCGCTTCCCCGCCCAGTGGCGCCCGAGGGAGGGCTACGAGCCCGCCGCCGTCGACACCGACTGGCTGCGCCCCTGGTTCAGCAACCTCGGTACCGGCAGCGCCGACAACGAACCCGGCGGCGGCGACGGCTGGGGCTCGGACGGCGGAGACGCGGGCGACTCCGGCGGCGGTGACGGCGGGAGCGACGGCGGAGGCGGCGGCGACGGCGGTGGCGGCGGGGGCGGCGACTGACCCCCGAGTAGGGTGACGCCATGAACGACGAGCGCGCCGGGGCCACCGGGTGGGAGGAGCGGGTCGCCGCCCTCTGGGAGAAGATCGACACGTACGCGCCCGAGGACTTCCGGGCCCGGATCGCGGACCTCGCCGCCGAGCGGGACGACGACGCCGTCGCCCTCTTCGAGCGGGGGGCCGCCCACGACTCCACCGGGCTGCCCGTGGAGGCCGTCGGCTACTACGAGCGGGCGCTCGGCCTCGGCCTCACCGGGCTGCGCCGCCGCCGGGCCGTCATCCAGCTGGCGAGCAGCCTGCGGAACCTCGGGCGCCCCGACCGGAGCGTGGAACTGCTCACCGTCGAGCGGGACCTGCCCGCCGAGCGGCTCGACGCCGACGAGCGGGCGCTCGCCCCGGCCGTGGACGCCTTCCTCGCCCTCGCGCTCGCCGACACCGGCCGCGACCGGGAGGCCGCCTCCCTCGCCCTCGGCGCCCTCGCCCCGCTGCTGCCCCGCTACAACCGCTCCCTCGCCCACTACGCGCGCGCCCTGCTCACCGCCCCCGACGGCTCCTGAGCCGACTTCCGCGGGCGGCCGGTGGAGGCGGGGGACCACTCGCTAGGCTGAACGCAACGGCGACGGAAGGCGGGCTGACGTGGGGTGGCTGCGCAGGAGACCCAGGCGGGACGGCGAGGACGCGCCGAGGGATCCGGAGTTCGCCTTCTTCTCCGAGCGCGAGGCCGCGCTCTTCCGGGCCACCGTCCGCGAGGCGTTCGCCGAACTCGGCCTGGAGGTCACCGTCTACGCTGCCTCCGTCCAGGACGACAGGCAGCGCCGCTTCGGCCTCGGCAACCTCGCCGCCGTCTGCCACCGGGACCGGCGCGGCCCCCGCGTCTGGCCCGAGCTGATCCGCCGGCACGTCACCCTCGTGGTGCGGACCCTGGACGGCCCGTCCGCCCTCGACACGCTGCCGCCCGAGCAGATCCGCGCCCAGCTCTACCCCCGGGTCGTCAACGGCGAGGGCATCGACCCCGGCGCCTTCGGCTACGCCCGGACGCTCGCCCCCGGCCTGTACGAGGTGCTGGCGCTCGACCTGCCGGAGAGCGTCATGATGCTCACCGACGACGCCCTCGACCGGATCGGCGACCCCGCCCAGCTGCGCGCCCGAGCCCTGAAGAACCTGCGCGGGCTGCCCGTCGAGGAGCACGAGACCGTCCGCGACGCCGACGGCATGTCCTTCGAGGTCGTCGTCGGCGACTCCTTCTACACCGCCAGCCGGGTCCTCGACCTCGACGCCCTGGCCGAGCAGGTCACCGGACTGCCGCTCGGCGAGCACGGCGCCCTCGTCGCGGTGCCCTTCCGGCACCAGATCGCCTTCCACCCGATCCGGGACACCTCGATCATCCCGGCGCTCGGCGCGATGGCCTCCTTCGCCGCCTCCGAGTACGAGGACACGCCGGGCGCCATCAGTCCCTACGTCTTCTGGTGGCGGGACGGCACCCTCACCCAGCTCAGCGAGCACGACGAGGAGCGCGGGGAGCTGCGGATCGTCGTCGGCGACGACTTCCAGGACCTGCTCGAACGGCTGATCGCCCAGGGGCCCGGGCCCCGCTGACGGCGCCCCGCGCGGTCGCGGCGGCCGGGGCCGCCGGAGAGGATGCTGGAGGACGCCCGCCCGCCGCCGCGAAGGAGACCCCCATGCCGACCCCGGCCGCACCCTCCGACGACACCCCCACCCCCTTCACCGCCGACGACTACCGGGCCCGGATGGACCGGGCGGCCGCCTCCGCCGCCGGAGCCGGACTCGCCGGAGTGCTCGTCGCCCCCGGCCCCGACCTGGTCTACCTCACCGGCTACCAGCCGACCGCGATCACCGAACGGCTCACCGTCCTCGTCATCGCCCCCGGCCGGGACCCCGTGCTTGTCGTCCCCACCCTGGAGGCCCCCGACGCGGAGAAGGCCGTCGGCGCGCCCGCGCTGACCCTCCGCGACTGGACCGACGGCACGGACCCGTACCGCGTCACCGCCCCGCTCCTCGACGTCGACGGACGCTTCGGCGTCAGCGACAACGCCTGGGCCATGCACCTCATCGGCCTCCAGCGGGCCCTCCCCGCCACCACGTACGTCTCCCTCACCGAGGCCCTGCCGATGCTGCGGGCCGTGAAGGACACGCACGAGCTGGCCAGGATCGCCGCCGCCGGGGCCGCCGCCGACCGGGCCTACGAGGAGATCCTCAAGGTGCGGTTCGCGGGCCGCCGCGAGACCGAGGTCGCCGCCGACCTCGCCCGGCTGCTCCTGGAGTTCGGCCACTCCCAGGTCGACTTCACCGTCGTCGGCTCCGGACCCAACGGCGCCAACCCGCACCACGAGGCCGGCGACCGGGTCATCGAGCGCGGCGACATGGTCGTCCTCGACTTCGGAGGGCTCAAGCACGGCTACGGCTCCGACACCACCCGCACCGTCCACGTCGGCGAACCCACCGACGAGGAGCGCCGGGTCCACGACCTCGTCCGCGAGGCCCAGCAGGCCGGCTTCGAGGCCGTGAAGTCCGGCATCGCCTGCCAGGACGTGGACCGCGCCGCCCGCAAGGTCATCACCGACGCCGGGTACGGCGAGTACTTCATCCACCGCACCGGCCACGGCATCGGCGTCACCACCCACGAACCGCCCTACATGATCGAGGGCGAGGAGCGGCCCGTCGTCCCCGGCATGTGCTTCTCCATCGAGCCCGGCGTCTACCTGCCGGGCCGCTTCGGCGTCCGCATCGAGGACATCGTCACCCTGACCGAGGACGGCACCGGCCGCCGCTTCAACGCCACCCCGCACGAGATGGCCCTCGTCGAGTAGCCGCCGCCTACCCGTCGGCGAGGACCACCGCCGACTCGCCGCCGAGGCGCAGCAGCCCGTCCCGGGCGGGCGCCTCGGTCGGCTCCCAGGCGGCGAGGACCCGGTCCCGGCCGTTGGAGCCCAGCGGGATCGAGGCCGGCTCCTTGCCCAGGTTGACCGCCACCCGCACGTCACCCCGCCGGAAGACCAGCCAGCGGGCCTCCTCGTCGAAGGCCACCTTCACGCCGCCCAGGTCCGGGTCGGTCAGGTCGGGCAGTGTACGGCGCAGCGCGATCAGCTCGCGGTGCCAGGCCAGGATCCGCCGGTGCGGGTCCCGCTCGCGCTCCGTCCGGTCCAGGACCGAGCGGTCCCGGGTCGCCGGGTCCTGCGGGTCCGGCACCTCGGCCTCGTCCCAGCCGTGCGCCGCGAACTCCCGCCGCCTGCCCCGGCGTACGGCCTCCGCCAGCTCCGGGTCGGTGTGGTCGGTGAAGTACTGCCAAGGGGTGCGGGCGCCCCACTCCTCGCCCATGAACAGCATCGGCACCGACGGGCCGGTGAGCAC
The Streptomyces roseofulvus genome window above contains:
- the fusA gene encoding elongation factor G, producing the protein MRSLPNTQVRNLGILAHVDAGKTTVTERILFLTGAVHKRGEVHEGTTVTDFDPQERERGITISSAAVTCSWAGHRLTLIDTPGHVDFSDEVERALRVLDGAVAVFDAVAGVEPQSESVWRQADRYGVPRIAFVNKMDRAGADLDAAVDSIRDRLGTVPLPVQLPLGREDGFRGVVDLVRMRAYAWEDGVRAETEVPAGVRDEAVRRRRLLEEAVAELHPDALDEFCVTGSLAAGTLVRALRELTLAGTAVVVLCGAAYRDRGVEPLLDAVVAYLPAPADRPPVGGGGRAADRDAPLVALAFKVSAAPTGRMTYVRVYAGTLRQGSTVLDTATGRTERISRVLLVQADRTVDVPVGLAGDIVAVVGPKTVRAGATLCAPEAPVVLEPPVPAAPVVSVAVEARRSTDTGRLATALARLAEEDPSLVVRADPETGQTVLSGLGELHLEVAVEKLRRERGLEVTAGRPQVAYRETVTEGVTGVLYRHVKQDGGAGQFAHVVIDVQPLDGEEEFVFTSTVTGGRVPQEYVRAVEAGCRDALVDGPLGGHPVTGVRVTLTDGATHPKDSSEPAFRAAGRFALREALRSSVLTLLEPVADVTVTVPADSVGTVLGDLASRRGRVTDSEVRGGTSVVTATVPLAELFGYATRLRGRTQGRGTFTTRPAGYAPAP
- a CDS encoding DUF6232 family protein; amino-acid sequence: MDATNEPGTPPAPPAPPGPPPGPDGTPAPPADPPTRRPLLEQPRPAKLRPRSVDLSVGEGVLWIGTAALPLRHLTSVEVTRVKPDAVLRWLLVVGLVVLGVSAVQGDAVPGGGGLPVLVVLAALVFLALKDVFAPARPVLVVQTAAGSTAVVTLPVFDDLRQIAAAVVRAIDDPSARFEAVVQRVGPQGNGDRHAPVVRVKGGRGGSGLTYR
- a CDS encoding VOC family protein, which translates into the protein MPSIALVTLVVRDYDEAIAFYTDALGFDLVEDTDRGNGTRWVVVRPRGAGGFGGIGNAGLLLARARNDDEEAAVGNQSGGRVAFFLHTDDFARDHERMTAAGVKFLEEPRHEPYGSVAVFEDLYGNRWDLLQPAGAPTGT
- a CDS encoding nucleoside/nucleotide kinase family protein, which gives rise to MPPMDAEGFDRLVARARRLARGEGRRVLGLAGPPGAGKSTLAERLVERLDGRAVLVPMDGFHLAGAELARLGRAGRKGAPDTFDAAGYAALLARLRTPEAGTVVYAPAFDRALEEPVAGSIAVPPGIPLVVTEGNYLLHGDGSWAAVRPLLDEVWYLDLPDAVRVPRLVARHVRFGRAAPEAEAWVARSDEANARLIAAGRHRADLVVPMD
- a CDS encoding tetratricopeptide repeat protein, which translates into the protein MNDERAGATGWEERVAALWEKIDTYAPEDFRARIADLAAERDDDAVALFERGAAHDSTGLPVEAVGYYERALGLGLTGLRRRRAVIQLASSLRNLGRPDRSVELLTVERDLPAERLDADERALAPAVDAFLALALADTGRDREAASLALGALAPLLPRYNRSLAHYARALLTAPDGS
- a CDS encoding aminopeptidase P family protein codes for the protein MPTPAAPSDDTPTPFTADDYRARMDRAAASAAGAGLAGVLVAPGPDLVYLTGYQPTAITERLTVLVIAPGRDPVLVVPTLEAPDAEKAVGAPALTLRDWTDGTDPYRVTAPLLDVDGRFGVSDNAWAMHLIGLQRALPATTYVSLTEALPMLRAVKDTHELARIAAAGAAADRAYEEILKVRFAGRRETEVAADLARLLLEFGHSQVDFTVVGSGPNGANPHHEAGDRVIERGDMVVLDFGGLKHGYGSDTTRTVHVGEPTDEERRVHDLVREAQQAGFEAVKSGIACQDVDRAARKVITDAGYGEYFIHRTGHGIGVTTHEPPYMIEGEERPVVPGMCFSIEPGVYLPGRFGVRIEDIVTLTEDGTGRRFNATPHEMALVE